The Juglans regia cultivar Chandler chromosome 11, Walnut 2.0, whole genome shotgun sequence genome contains the following window.
ATTGAAGTATTGACTAATTTTTTCCCAAAGTTGGGCGTGTTTTTGGTCCGTTCCTTGGATGGCATCAATGCTACTATTCAGCCATGcggagacaagtaacttgtcttcttcGGGGGTGAAGTTTGCACCCCTGGCTGATTTTCTTTGAGAGGGGGGAGGATCTACTTGGGGCGGGGGTGGAGAGTCATCCAAAGTCACGGGATGTTGTTCACcttgaccaacataaatgtaGTCAAGTTCAGGCTCCTGAGTCAGGAGGCTGGTGAAGAACATATTTCCATGCTCTCCTGAGTCCAtctctaaaaatttgtaaacataAAACATGTGATACACAtgttagaaaattaagaaaaaaatttgcaagTGATTTTTGTAGCCGGCTCAGGAATCCTATGGCAACGTATGACGACACACTTGGCACCCTCCCTTGCATGGTTGCAACAACCGGTTGCCACTATTTATCGGCCATCCGGGTTACCATGCCATGGACCAAAGTGTTCTATCATCATGTTCGGATTGTCTTATCATCACAGCCGAGGGGTTAAGACAACTCAgatccaataaaaaatttagtttgaaaacgtgaaaataagagcattcccatccacttccctaaacacttgtgtgttttaaatgtggctcAGAATGGgttacaaaatttacatcatgTGTGAGAGAGGAGCCCAACATCAAATGGCTGCAAAACCTTACCCAAACCCCACGTGCCTTTTGtgaaaactattacaaactGCAGTATGATCATTCGGGTAAGGATTACCCCGCCATCTCAATGGGGCCCATTAACACTTATGAATTATCTTACTAAACCCCATCATCATAGCCTAACAGTAGACATGcagccccctccctccctcccccacaagtaataattattcatcagTACTAAACACGGCAAAGGTCCCAATAGCACAGACAGATTCACAGCCAGGGGTTAGAGAAGGAAAATCCAATACTAAACAGCATGCAAAGTGcataagaacataaaaacagaTTTTATCTTTGTCAAACTAACAGAGTTTAGTCCATGGgaacaataattaaagagataaCAATAGCTCAAACCAGCAAACACATGCCACAAACTCAGATTAAATAACTGGTATGAGGTAGgattaaaaattgaagagagtataagCTAACAGAAAAAGGgagtataggattaaataacagaaaattgaagagagtgtaggaacagaaaattgaagagagtataggattaaataacagaaaattgaagagaaaattgaagagagtataggattaaataacagaaaattgaagagagtataggaacagaaaattgaagagagtataggaacagaaaattgaagagagtataggaacagaaaattgaagagagtataggattaaataacagaaaattgaagagagtataggattaaaaatttgtatgaaaaattgATGCACAAAGCACAATCAATAATCAGTTAATGTCATTAAAAATGGCTTTATATGTGTGGTGATCAGAGGATGACATATATCATTCGGGTGGCTTTGTATGGACATAAACCATTAAAGTTTAATAATACACAACATGTTTGTCTCCATTATATGGATTATGGGGGGCAAAAACAGCACAAACCAAAAGTATATAGCCATATGTACCCAAACATATATGGTCATtgacaaaatacaaattatataacaagaaatattcattatagtCATGTTGAATGATACAAGAAATGTATCATGTTGAATTATAAATTCCTAAACACATAcaagtaatatttttcataaaaaatcatttaacaaaaatacTACAAACCAACAAGGGAGCTCGAAGCTGGTAATGACAAAATGACAGTAATAGTGCCATAAAAAATAACACCATTTGGTCTCATTGGACAACATGACATGTTTGATGACAACCAACTGGATTATGGTAAATGattcaaagggaaaaagagtCGGGCCATACAAAAATGGGGAGTTTTCATACGCACTCAGCTTCAGGAATTAATGACCAAATGATGCACAACACTCCACACAAGCTCCACAAAGCAGAGCAATGTCTGAGATTTATCCATGGCAGACAATAAAGTAACTGTGCCGTGAATGATACATAGCAAAAATTGTTCATTCAAACCGCAGAGCACCCAATAAAATGCAGTGTTTGTATATAGCAGCAAGTCGATTGATGAAATAGCACTAAGAAGTCGATAAATCCAGGAACAAAATAAAACCATGGCAGATACATGCATTCTAAATCCAGTGAATATGGGTCACAGATCCATGAATATTCATACCCTAGAGTAGTAATTGAAATCTAGGGTTCTCGGATTTCAAGTGGCAAAACTGACAAATACAATAGATCATAACAATAAAACTCGAAAATATATGAGATTCACCATGGAAAGAGGCTCAGTTTGTTCAATTTCTGCGAGAGAGGACAGAGTCCATCCatggagagaagaagagggcGCGAGTTtcatagagaagagaaaacttaCATTCCTGTGGAGTCGATGAAGAGAAGACACCGTAAATGGTGGCAGACGGGGCGAGAGAGGGCCTCCTTCACGAACGAGGGCGAtcgagagggaagagaggaacACGCGGGACCAAGGGCAACATATTTGGGGTTCGGGCGATTTGGGGATGTACAGTGGTTCCCCAAATATGGGGAACGACTGTAGATCCCCGAAAAGTAATCCCTAAtttagggaatgggatgggaggcgCCAAAATCAATTTCCctaaatttcatctctaaattttagagataatagtgttttaggcatccggatggggatgctctCAGACGAGGGTGAGGGAGGGATTGGGTTAAGAGGGTGAGGGATGTCTGCTTTGATGCGGTGCGTCCCATTCCTAGTCTAATGGGTGGGCTACGTGATTCAGCCCCACATCAGACGTACCGCTCAAAAACGTATCGTGTGTATTTAATGTTCGGACTCATATtcttatgaataatatttaatattatagactCTATGTTTATATTAAAGACATGTTTGGacatttgaatatttcagaattttgtataaaagaaagaataaaaattgaataaaaatattataaaattaaaaaattatttaaatattatttttatatattatttttattttgaagtttgtaaaaattatattgatttttatatttaaatcataattatataatgattagttaaaaacgtaaaaattaaaaattaaaaaaatattttgtatttaatgatatctgaaaataaaattataataaattttgagaattttcaataTCCAAAGATGCCCTAAAAGATTGTAGAGGATGGAAAACAGTTTATCTGTGTCGAATGTTcatctaagagcattagcattggattggctatcatattctttaaattttgactaatatgtaactttttcacttttagctaatcattcaaaacttgaagtctaaaTTGTATTAGTCATcacattctctataataataaaatattattattttttattatttatatttttttattaatttttattttatttttataatttttaataacctccaacaaatcatattcatttttattttcacaatctaataatctataatataataatctcatatatatatagatagtaaaatctcatatgaataaaaatatcatatctataatataataatattaaaaaatatttttagactttctatagttcttttcatatttaaaaagaagaatgaatttactgtaacttatagtttggatgaaaataatttaattaattttatgtggagtaaatatagatgatatttattaaatttaaaaataaaaatatatttaattaattcaatgcCAACACTCTAACGTTACAGTatagaaagtaatttttaatcaaaaatataaaatagttcaCTATCTGAGTCTTCTGCATAATAGCAAACTTTGACCCGTGATTCGTAAAGCAGCGCTTCGAATGAATAAAGAAAGGTAGGGCCACAAAGCTTTGGGAGGATGTCCCGTCGATCCGACTGTCAGATGCTCCAATTCGGAGTTTCTGACAAAAAACTGGAATTATACGGTGCTGTACAGACTGTACTGCTTCttaatttcattcattcattacCAAAAGCAAAGGAggccccaaaaaataaaaattaaaaaataaaatatttataaattaatgtagataatttatattaaaatatttttataaatttaattttatcatgtaaATAATATCTATGTGTGTtctagatttataaataaatttatattttaaaaaattcagatttagtttctatatattaatttactcattgatttaaaataattaatttttaaattaatttagtttCAATAAAATGTATTGTACAGACTGTACTGCTTCTTAATTTCATTCATTACCAAAAGCAAAGGAGgccccaaaaattaaaaattaaaaaacaaaatatttataaattaatgtagataatttatattaaaatatttttataaatttaattttatcttgtaaataatatctatttgtgttgtagatttataaataaatttatattttaaaaaattcagatttagtttctatatattaatttactcattgatttaaaataattaatttttaaattaatttaatttcaatacAATGTAttgaacaataataataaaatataaaatgttaggGGAGGTCATGCTTAAAAGAAAGGTATATGAAAAGAACATTATGGAAAGTGAGAGTAAGAAAACATAGAAGAGGATGACGGCAAAACAAGGaccatatatttaataaatacttcgtttggtttctaaaatttattttaatttatctcaatttatcattataatttttttaaattttaatagaaaatataataaataatttaattttttcaaatatcaaaataataatattaaaaaaataatattttaataatattttatcatctcaactcaactcaacttaattcaattcaatatataAACGCATCCTAATATTGACCACAACTACATGCCTAAAATGTGGTCAcgtaaataactaaatattctAGTATCAGGATCCAATTATACAACAACACGCGTCTAATAGAATATCCCACATCtataaaatgaggaaaaaaaaaaaatagatagagaTTGCTCGAactttgtttggatattaaaagtATCGGTGATGTTtgaatatataagaaataatagcTAATAGTTTGTGAAGGAAAATGCTTGGCCAACCGAGAGGTGGTCCTGAGATATTTTTccgattcatttttttatttagtgattagaaaattattttttaataatattataattatttttaaaatatttaagaatataataaaaatatacgcGACCCaatttttgaatagtaataaaataaataatatctgaaaataattatatttccaaacaaatCATAAAATGAGCTATAGTGAATTTCTATGAACAGTATATGAAGTATGAACAATAGTATTATTTATACAGTATTCTACGTGATGTTATTAGTATTACAAATTGTTAAAAGAGAATTGTTatagttataaagagattttataaaagtaaatttataaattgacgtgatttcatatgatatgttagatctattttataataaaaataattttacaattaaatgtattacatcattaagtcatgttaatttataaatttaattttataaaatctatcggtggttaaattatttttgtcgtTAAAATACTCGCATTAAACTCTCAATTTGTGagatgaattttcttttattaaaaaaccctTACGtgaagtatattaatttttttttattaattaaattggaTAACTCGTGactttttcatattaattatttcatttttttgctcAGATTGATATTACGAATAGGAACGAACTATTGTTTCATGGATAATTTTGGAGCAGCATTTGGAggattgatgtattttttatttttcttccaaatcCTAACAACAATTCACAGTCgagaattgtaaaaaataatttgtattgatatatacataacatattatataataatattataaaatgaggatatttttataagatatttttataaaatattttttatttaaaatataattatataaaatattataaaaaatattgtaaataaattatttttaaaaaataatatataagaataaaaatacaaactagCCGACACACGATGGAATAAAGTAATTTATATTGAATGATTACCGCGTGCTACCGCGCGCGTTATGCCCACCCAAATACAAAGACACGCACTCCGACATTATAAATTCAATTACACATCTCTCTGTTTgtctgtgtctctctctctctctctgcatcgCAAGCTAAAAAGCGGAACGCGCACAGACATCAGATCTAAGATCCAAATCTCAATGCGGTGCGCTCGTTTCCTTTTCTGAGGTAAAACATCCCAACTCGAATTACTCTTCAGCTACCCGAACTGGGTTTTCAGTATTCGTCTTCGCTTTTGTTATATCTCATATTATTAGTCCGGTTATTGAAACTGTATCAACTGGTTCAAGGAGCCCAACGATTTAAACTGGATCTGAATGCATCGTCTTCTCTTTGGTTTCTTTTGTTATCcgtctcctttttcttttcgatTTGGTGTCATTGAATCTGATGGGCTCAGCTTCCAAGTTCAGTTCTATTTGATTCTAATAACGGTCATGCAGCTAAGTTGATTATGGAATATCCTTATCCCATCTCATTCTATGCTTCTTCTGTTTTCGTTTGCTTGGATAAAGGGTGGGGAGGAAAAGGAATTGAAGTTTTCAATTTTGTCTCTTTCTGAATTTGCGAGCTGGATATACAGTAACACgagttttgttttcttaatgtaAACACGGCCGGCCTTTAAATGTAGAGTTCTGATTTTTTGGGTGGTTGTTTAGATGAGCTTGATGTTCTTATGGCTTCCAAATAGAAGTAACACTTGATTTCCATAAACATGTCTAGTTTATGCAATATTTTTAGTTTGTATTAGTTTGTAATGTTGATTTACGTAATTTTGTAATGGAGAGATTCATCGAATGAATGTTAATACTTAATACCCTTGGACAATGTTTCTGGatagtttttatatttcaatGCATAGAGAATGTGTGATTTTAATGACCTTATTATGGTAAATTTTGCACTATGCTTGAATAAGAATCTCATGGGGTTAGTGGCTGTGATACAAACTTCTGTGAATAATATAATGGCTATGAAAATCATCTCTACCAAACACTGCTTAACAAATGCTAAGGTTTACAATTTTTACGAGGCTTATCGACTTGTAAAAGCTAACTTTCCTCCtatgttttcttttccaaacaaGGTACAGTTTTGTGGACCTTTTGCTTTATAGAAAAGTAGTCATGTCCAGGAGGCAAGTAAGCTCCACACGACGTGGTGGAAGCATTCCGTTTGTGGGAGCCttaaattcaaaatcaaaatcttctcCCTTATTATCTGTGGGCCTCGTCCTTCTGGTAATGTTCATATGTACACATcgcttatatttttttgattctATAATTTGGTTTTATTCAGTTAGAGGATCATGCTTGTTGGTTACTAACtgtgtttttcaatttcatGCCCGTATTAAAATAGTACAAAAGCTAGCTCAAGCCATTAGTTGATAACCTaatagtttcttcttttcttctggTTGGAATTCACAGGGAGCATTCCTTCTCATTGGCTATGCTTCTCGTGGCTCAGGTTTGTATTTGGACTGCCTACACCACTCTACTCATTACGTAaagtgatttttaaattttagccTCAGCAGGCTAGCCATGCCATATTTGGCTTGCTGCTGTCAAATTTAGCCATGGCGTAGCATGAATTTAGTTGATTTGTTCTTGGGGTACTTTGCTTTTTAGATGAAAAcgtttttttcttcattttcttgttcttgaatTATTGCTTtgattaactttattttttgttttttttataagtaacttttattttaatgatacAGGTTTATTTGGACGAGATAAAGAATCATTTAGTAAGGTTGAAGGTAAATTTATTTGGCCTGCTctccattaaaaacaaaaaaaaaagaatgcttATTATTGCCTTGTAACTGAACATGTGAATATATCTTGCCATGTGGTTCTTGGAATTTAGGAACTATATCTGTTCTTTAAACTTCTGAAATACTGAGAAccaaaagtaattttttttaaggagctATATTCCTTATGGCTGAGTTCAAGTTGATTTTCTTTTGGGTACACTAGAGGCACACTAAACCTATACCAAGCAGTACATACTTATACTAAGGGTCTATTCTTACAAAAAGAAAGTATGTATTGACAAAAATGGGTGGCCTTCATAGTGAAAAATATTCACTAAGTGTTGCTTTTTCTAGAAACATCAGCCTTTTAAACATGAGATTTTGGTAAGCTTATTAAGCAagcaatatttaaatacattcaattcttgagtttgTTGCCTATCAAGATCCAAGATTCtctttatatgttattttctccaaaactcataaaaaatactattggaTACAATCATTTATATTAGGATGTATAATCTGAGATAAAAAGGGAAATCATTTAGTAAAAAATCCTTACTCATATGCTACTTGAGATAATATGATCTGCTTTACACGATGATCCTATCTGGAGTTGGTCATGTTTTGCTGCCCATTATGTATCTTGTCGAGACAAGTTCTGAATGTCTCAGATGTGTTTCGATCTGTATCAGATTGAAATCAGtcagtttaaaatttttagcTGATAAAAGTTCAATTCCTATTGGCCAAAAGCGAGTTTTAAGTTAGTGCAAAGAAATCACCATCCGCAATATGCCCTCAACCATATGTATGAATACAAGTCggaaattcatttcatcttgCAGGTGACTTTACATGCACGCAAGAAGTTCAGAGAGCAATACCTATGCTAAAGAAAGCATACGGTGACAGCATGCACAAAATTTTGCATGTAGGCCCCGATACTTGTTCAGTGGTCTCTAAATTGTTAAAAGAAGATGAAACTGAGGCATGGGGTGTGGAACCATATGACATAGAGGATGCTGATGGAATTTGCAAGAATTTAGTGCGAAAAGGCCTTGTGCGCGTGGCTGATATCAAGTTCCCACTACCTTATAGAGCAAAATCTTTTTCCCTTGTTATTGTATCAGACGCTTTGGATTACTTGTCTCCGAAATACCTGAACAAGACCCTTCCTGAATTTGCAAGGGTGTCTGCTGATGGTCTAGTTATTTTTACAggtacttttattttttccttttccttattTTTCCTTACCATTgcaacaaattcaatattaaattcACATGTGATGTTATTTTACATTATGACTCTTCTTATAATTGTTCTGAAGTAATTACACTCTAGCCATATCGGTTTTGAACTTTGGTGTGACAATCTCTATGTTTCTCTCCCCCTCTAATTCATGCACACACTACTTTCTTGTTAGTAATGATCTCTgagttttctttgcttttcaatATTATGTTTAGGTTACCCTGGTCAACAGAGAGCTAAAGTTGCTgaattatccaaatttggacGGCCGGTAAGTGTTACTCCTATTTCTTTTATGGCATCTCTCAGCTcctgggttggtttgattgaaCTACTCTTCCCAATCATGTTCTTGTTGATGTCTTAGATGGGGCactttttaatggaaaaaaaattgttaactCAAAACCTCCAAACAAATTTCTTTTGTGATTCAACAATCGTTGGCACTTCTACAATATTAAAACCTTTAAGAACTAGGCAGTCATTGATCTGACTTCTGTCATGGCTAAAATCTGTTGGTTCATCATTACCGAGTAAAATGGAAGGGTCAAGGCACACTTTCCTCAAAGTCGCtatatttatactttattttcGTGTAATATGGTATTGACAATTGCTCGATTTATACTTTATCTTGTGGTGATATAGTACATGTTTCTGTAGCCATTTTTCTCGATCTCTTATCAATCCTCATTTTGGCTGTTGTTTATACTTTTACTGTGAAGGCAAAAATGAGAAGCGCATCTTGGTGGGCACGTTTCTTTGTCCAAACCAgcttagaagaaaatgaagctGCCATTAAGAAGTTTGAACAGGCTGCATCCAAGAATTCGTACAAGCC
Protein-coding sequences here:
- the LOC109013456 gene encoding probable pectin methylesterase CGR2, yielding MSRRQVSSTRRGGSIPFVGALNSKSKSSPLLSVGLVLLGAFLLIGYASRGSGLFGRDKESFSKVEGDFTCTQEVQRAIPMLKKAYGDSMHKILHVGPDTCSVVSKLLKEDETEAWGVEPYDIEDADGICKNLVRKGLVRVADIKFPLPYRAKSFSLVIVSDALDYLSPKYLNKTLPEFARVSADGLVIFTGYPGQQRAKVAELSKFGRPAKMRSASWWARFFVQTSLEENEAAIKKFEQAASKNSYKPGCQVFHLNSYH